One genomic window of Osmia bicornis bicornis chromosome 3, iOsmBic2.1, whole genome shotgun sequence includes the following:
- the LOC123987650 gene encoding bone morphogenetic protein 2-like, with amino-acid sequence MTRNVPFLFLALLFLSNRFDARGHPSGFPENDEGDEEELADSWFLADLNDGSEHDTRRDEALEKLQQVLGIRSNGEKTGRRKIPPQFMMELYNNVADPSGVTRGRNPYNAKVVRSFIERDTSMSRFYFFNITGLEVNESVLEAELHLYRKRTPLKSMHQSTLTYPYYLIRVYQVLDERSLDEPDLHRLLNVRYVGAHASGWQIFNVKQAVLAWLTGEPNLGLLVTASTLSEDQVSVEFYRRNDYHHSKQPILVLFDDDGKNHRGDKKTVPRYYTYGNNNEIEGEVSYNDDEEKIDLKNDKSLEKRKGQPEEARWPSENNSEFFQRQKRTQEGESDTVTEAAREKQHAEDASRRRRRGISKEKLQDETSQGMLTSMDIYKRAMHREMLGETILQRAVSRSSEEHRGKRSIKSHASVQQNVTECSRHELYVDFKEIGLSSSIIAPVGYSAYHCKGICESPLSQDQQPTNHATIQGIVHKMGLVKGVERPCCVPTKLLDTTILFFDDHENVVLKNYQDMIADRCGCH; translated from the exons ATGACGAGAAACGTTCCGTTCCTCTTCTTGGCATTGCTGTTCCTGTCGAATCGGTTCGACGCACGCGGTCATCCGAGCGGCTTCCCCGAGAACGACGAAGGCGACGAGGAAGAACTCGCCGATTCTTGGTTTCTGGCTGATTTGAACGACGGAAGCGAGCACGACACTCGCCGAGATGAAGCACTGGAGAAATTGCAACAG GTCCTTGGTATCCGAAGTAACGGGGAGAAAACGGGACGTCGTAAGATACCTCCTCAGTTTATGATGGAATTGTACAATAACGTGGCTGATCCGAGCGGTGTCACGCGTGGTAGAAATCCGTACAATGCCAAGGTTGTCCGCAGTTTCATCGAAAGAG ATACATCCATGTCGCGTTTCTATTTCTTCAACATTACGGGGTTGGAAGTGAACGAATCCGTGCTGGAGGCAGAGCTTCATCTCTATCGTAAGAGGACACCCTTGAAATCCATGCATCAATCTACTTTGACATATCCTTACTACTTG ATAAGAGTGTATCAAGTGTTGGACGAGAGAAGCCTTGATGAGCCGGATCTTCACAGGCTATTGAATGTCAGATATGTCGGCGCACACGCGTCTGGTTGGCAG ATATTCAACGTGAAGCAAGCAGTTCTTGCTTGGTTAACCGGTGAACCGAATCTAGGCCTTCTGGTAACAGCCTCCACCTTATCCGAGGATCAAGTGAGCGTGGAGTTTTATCGTCGTAACGATTATCATCACAGCAAGCAACCGATTTTGGTGTTGTTCGACGACGACGGGAAAAATCATCGCGGTGACAAGAAGACGGTCCCCCGTTATTATACCTACGGTAACAACAACGAAATCGAAGGAGAAGTGTCTTACAACGATGACGAGGAGAAGATTGATCTGAAGAACGACAAAAGTTTGGAGAAACGAAAAGGTCAACCGGAAGAAGCTCGATGGCCGAGCGAGAACAACTCTGAATTTTTCCAGAGACAGAAAAGAACACAGGAAGGAGAGTCTGACACAGTGACGGAAGCTGCCCGAGAGAAACAGCATGCCGAAGATGCATCCAGAAGACGACGTAGAGGAATCTCCAAGGAGAAACTGCAAGACGAAACGTCCCAGGGGATGTTAACGTCAATGGACATTTATAAAAGAGCGATGCATCGGGAAATGCTCGGAGAAACTATTCTTCAGAGAGCGGTATCTCGATCCAGTGAGGAGCATCGAGGAAAACGATCTATCAAAAGTCACGCCTCTGTTCAACAAAATGTTACCGAATGCTCGAGGCACGAGCTTTACGTggattttaaagaaattggTCTGTCTTCGTCTATCATTGCCCCGGTTGGTTATTCAGCTTATCACTGCAAAGGTATCTGCGAATCGCCATTGAGCCAGGATCAACAACCAACTAATCACGCGACCATCCAAGGAATCGTTCACAAAATGGGCCTGGTGAAAGGGGTCGAAAGACCATGTTGCGTACCCACCAAACTTCTCGACACCACCATACTCTTCTTCGACGACCACGAGAACgttgttttgaaaaattaccaagACATGATCGCAGATCGTTGCGGATGTCATTAA
- the LOC114877616 gene encoding uncharacterized protein LOC114877616, with translation MRIQITRGRWAVFGGFTLVCLANLRLAIGDKSSDDEDRVHGEEVRQHVCCARHEKTIDVGYGISGEVIQIDAGHCRKLCPRHVLDDPGDASRPAVQKCFLESHCRPRAAKLERVSTIQGVRIIEVIEACECTPDTSCRRESFTHLVHSGTPHQAVMDVGVCMGHCGKDLGCKPVRNGTVSIKGPNGDEVYQVIEKCGCAGTCHKMDHMETVLDFSEVEIKDGTNTTDVRPVVRQINIGQCVGTCPGNETEMCLLRDTKEPSRCLAGLYTKQHTCTPAKFKVHEYRTRRGSKREIIQITQCACV, from the exons ATGCGAATACAAATCACAAGGGGTCGGTGGGCCGTATTCGGTGGCTTCACCTTAGTTTGCCTCGCCAATTTGCGATTAG CAATTGGTGACAAAAGTTCAGACGACGAGGACAGGGTACACGGGGAAGAAGTTAGGCAACATGTATGCTGCGCCAGACACGAGAAGACGATCGACGTTGGATATG GAATATCGGGAGAAGTTATCCAAATCGATGCAGGCCACTGTCGTAAACTGTGTCCGCGACACGTTTTGGACGATCCTGGGGATGCGAGCCGACCCGCCGTGCAG AAATGCTTCCTGGAGTCGCATTGCCGTCCAAGGGCCGCGAAACTAGAAAGAGTGTCCACGATTCAAGGTGTTCGTATTATCGAAGTTATAGAAGCTTGCGAGTGCACGCCGGATACTTCCTGCAGACGAGAATCCTTCACTCATCTTGTACATTCCGGTACTCCTCATCAAGCGGTGATGGACGTGGGTGTGTGCATGGGTCACTGTGGTAAAG ATCTCGGATGCAAGCCAGTAAGGAACGGTACGGTCAGCATCAAAGGACCAAATG GGGATGAAGTGTACCAGGTGATCGAGAAATGTGGCTGTGCTGGAACCTGCCACAAAATGGATCACATGGAGACCGTGTTAGATTTCAGCGAAGTAGAGATTAAGGACGGCACGAATACGACGGATGTTAGGCCGGTTGTCCGG CAAATTAATATTGGACAGTGCGTCGGTACGTGTCCAGGAAACGAGACGGAAATGTGCCTGTTACGAGACACAAAGGAACCGTCCAGATGCTTGGCTGGGTTGTACACGAAGCAACATACTTGCACACCGGCTAAATTCAAAGTTCACGAGTACAG AACTCGTCGAGGATCGAAGAgagaaattattcaaatcaCTCAGTGTGCCTGTGTCTGA
- the LOC114877577 gene encoding ATPase family protein 2 homolog isoform X1, with protein sequence MSSKAKEGGRKSLSPWMTCEKCQSVLSQKDVTVHDANCPPNLESWTHDFIHNGVLYSNVDIYKPSEQPKNISERACNDMVFISQSALQLCEIAIADPVFVTTGDTTVVKTAWPSKDKTLTSISLTKHAIELNNLRGPVKIQKLKCLVNIAKEFIISNIGKHTLPEITTELDIVLKNHNEQKIFAVGNKLSVPFYGKKLIYKIMKVISDECTNHDLSDQFEQLNVNNQIHNFKFYKALYNTKWTILDEEQEDEQEDSKQAKYKIQDVGGYDKIIQDIKDVLDIGLGRCNSIINFYISKGILLYGPAGAGKSMIANALLSEYNISSFTIYSSDIYSKSLGETEQRLKDIFMEAKAKSPSVILIEEIDTLCPKRSTSSTDHERRVLAQLTALFDDIQHANDKMVILATTSKLDLVDNSLRRPGRIDREFEIYVPTPTMRAEILQKMLSNIPNTLSMEDVADIAFVTHGFVGADLYGLCSQAVLNAIKSQPKADTVSCLKVTSSDFNRALTVTKPSAMKEVLIEVPNVRWSDIGGQKDLKLKLKQAVEWPLRHPEAFVRMGITPPKGVLMFGPPGCSKTMIAKALATESKVNFLNIKGPELFSKWVGESEKAVREVFRKARQVSPSIVFIDEIDALGGERGSSSSAGSNVQERVLAQLLTELDGVSALGSVTLVAATNRPDKIDKALLRPGRLDRIIYVPLPDYDTRQEIFDIKLRNMPIAEDVQIQDLVELTEGYSGAEIQAICHEAAMKALEEDLNASIITKVHFKAALALITPRTPPSLINLYSDYINKVY encoded by the exons ATGTCGTCGAAGGCAAAGGAAGGTGGAAGGAAAAGCCTTTCACCTTGGATGACATGTGAAAAGTGTCAAAGTGTTTTATCACAGAAAGATGTAACAGTACATGATGCTAATTGTCCACCTAATTTGGAGAGTTGGACCCATGATTTCATTCATAATGGTGTATTATACagcaatgtagatatatacAAACCATCAG AACAGccaaaaaatatttctgaaagAGCATGCAATGACATGGTATTTATATCACAATCTGCTTTGCAATTATGTGAAATTGCAATAGCAGATCCTGTCTTTGTTACTACTGGAGATACTACAGTTGTAAAGACAGCATGGCCATCTAAAGATAAAACCTTGACAAGCATTTCATTAACAAAACATG CAATAGAATTAAATAATCTTCGAGGTCCAGTGAAGATTCAAAAACTAAAATGTTTAGTTAATATTGCTAAAGAATTTATAATTAGTAACATTGGAAAACATACATTACCAGAAATAACCACAGAGCTGGACATagtattaaaaaatcataatgaacaaaaaatatttgctGTAGGCAATAAATTGAGCGTGCCTTTTTAtggaaagaaattaatttataagaTTATGAAAGTAATATCAGATGAATGTACAAATCATGATTTATCTGATCAATTTGAACAATTAAATGTAAACAATCAAATACATAACTTCAAATTTTACAAAGCACTTTACAACACCAAATGGACAATCTTAGATGAAGAGCAAGAAGATGAACAAGAAGACAGTAAACAagctaaatataaaatacaagatGTTGGAGGCtatgataaaataatacaagACATTAAAGATGTTCTTGATATTGGACTTGGTAGATGTAATAGTATTATAAACTTTTACATCAGTAAAGGGATATTGCTATATGGTCCCGCTGGGGCCGGTAAATCTATGATTGCTAATGCCTTATTATCGGAATATAATATCAGTTCTTTCACTATTTACAGTTCAGATATTTATAGCAAATCTCTGGGCGAAACAGAGCAGAGATTAAAAGATATTTTCATGGAAGCGAAAGCCAAATCACCAAGCGTTATTTTAATAGAAGAAATAGATACTTTATGTCCTAAGAGGAGTACCTCGAGTACGGATCATGAAAGAAGGGTTCTTGCACAACTAACTGCGCTTTTTGACGATATACAACATGCTAACGATAAAATGGTAATATTAGCTACAACTTCGAAGCTGGATTTGGTGGATAATTCCCTTAGGAGACCCGGTAGAATAGATAGGGAATTTGAGATTTACGTACCTACTCCCACTATGCGCGCCGAAATACTTCAGAAGATGTTATCAAACATCCCAAACACATTATCTATGGAAGATGTAGCAGATATTGCGTTTGTAACTCACGGGTTCGTTGGTGCAGACCTGTATGGCCTATGTTCACAAGCTGTTCTGAATGCAATAAAAAGCCAACCAAAAGCAGATACAGTATCATGTTTAAAAGTAACATCATCAGATTTCAACCGAGCTTTGACTGTAACAAAACCATCAGCCATGAAGGAAGTTTTAATAGAAGTGCCAAATGTTCGATGGTCGGACATTGGGGGTcaaaaagatttgaaattgAAGTTGAAACAAGCCGTGGAATGGCCATTGCGTCATCCTGAAGCATTTGTAAGAATGGGTATCACTCCACCTAAAGGTGTTTTGATGTTTGGACCACCAGGTTGTTCTAAAACAATGATCGCAAAAGCTCTTGCAACAGAGAGCaaagtaaattttttaaatataaag GGTCCAGAATTATTCTCAAAATGGGTCGGTGAATCGGAAAAAGCAGTCAGAGAAGTATTTAGAAAAGCAAGACAGGTTTCACCTTCCATAGTGTTCATTGATGAAATCGATGCTTTGGGAGGTGAAAGAGGATCTTCGTCTAGTGCTGGAAGTAACGTACAAGAACGAGTCTTGGCACAATTATTAACAGAGCTCGATGGCGTTAGCGCATTAGGAAGTGTTACATTAGTCGCAGCAACTAATCGACCagataaaattgataaa gCACTGCTTCGACCAGGTCGTTTGGATCGAATAATATACGTACCATTGCCTGACTACGATACTAGGCAAGAAATTTTCGacataaaattaagaaatatgccCATTGCTGAGGATGTACAAATTCAAGATCTAGTCGAACTTACGGAAGGTTATTCAGGAGCAGAGATTCAAGCTATATGCCATGAAGCTGCTATGAAAGCGCTTGAAGAAGATTTAAATGCTTCTATAATTACTAAAGTACATTTCAAAGCGGCGTTGGCTCTAATCACTCCTCGAACTCCTCCGTCCTTGATAAACTTATACAGtgattatataaataaagtaTATTAG
- the LOC114877577 gene encoding ATPase family protein 2 homolog isoform X2, whose protein sequence is MVFISQSALQLCEIAIADPVFVTTGDTTVVKTAWPSKDKTLTSISLTKHAIELNNLRGPVKIQKLKCLVNIAKEFIISNIGKHTLPEITTELDIVLKNHNEQKIFAVGNKLSVPFYGKKLIYKIMKVISDECTNHDLSDQFEQLNVNNQIHNFKFYKALYNTKWTILDEEQEDEQEDSKQAKYKIQDVGGYDKIIQDIKDVLDIGLGRCNSIINFYISKGILLYGPAGAGKSMIANALLSEYNISSFTIYSSDIYSKSLGETEQRLKDIFMEAKAKSPSVILIEEIDTLCPKRSTSSTDHERRVLAQLTALFDDIQHANDKMVILATTSKLDLVDNSLRRPGRIDREFEIYVPTPTMRAEILQKMLSNIPNTLSMEDVADIAFVTHGFVGADLYGLCSQAVLNAIKSQPKADTVSCLKVTSSDFNRALTVTKPSAMKEVLIEVPNVRWSDIGGQKDLKLKLKQAVEWPLRHPEAFVRMGITPPKGVLMFGPPGCSKTMIAKALATESKVNFLNIKGPELFSKWVGESEKAVREVFRKARQVSPSIVFIDEIDALGGERGSSSSAGSNVQERVLAQLLTELDGVSALGSVTLVAATNRPDKIDKALLRPGRLDRIIYVPLPDYDTRQEIFDIKLRNMPIAEDVQIQDLVELTEGYSGAEIQAICHEAAMKALEEDLNASIITKVHFKAALALITPRTPPSLINLYSDYINKVY, encoded by the exons ATGGTATTTATATCACAATCTGCTTTGCAATTATGTGAAATTGCAATAGCAGATCCTGTCTTTGTTACTACTGGAGATACTACAGTTGTAAAGACAGCATGGCCATCTAAAGATAAAACCTTGACAAGCATTTCATTAACAAAACATG CAATAGAATTAAATAATCTTCGAGGTCCAGTGAAGATTCAAAAACTAAAATGTTTAGTTAATATTGCTAAAGAATTTATAATTAGTAACATTGGAAAACATACATTACCAGAAATAACCACAGAGCTGGACATagtattaaaaaatcataatgaacaaaaaatatttgctGTAGGCAATAAATTGAGCGTGCCTTTTTAtggaaagaaattaatttataagaTTATGAAAGTAATATCAGATGAATGTACAAATCATGATTTATCTGATCAATTTGAACAATTAAATGTAAACAATCAAATACATAACTTCAAATTTTACAAAGCACTTTACAACACCAAATGGACAATCTTAGATGAAGAGCAAGAAGATGAACAAGAAGACAGTAAACAagctaaatataaaatacaagatGTTGGAGGCtatgataaaataatacaagACATTAAAGATGTTCTTGATATTGGACTTGGTAGATGTAATAGTATTATAAACTTTTACATCAGTAAAGGGATATTGCTATATGGTCCCGCTGGGGCCGGTAAATCTATGATTGCTAATGCCTTATTATCGGAATATAATATCAGTTCTTTCACTATTTACAGTTCAGATATTTATAGCAAATCTCTGGGCGAAACAGAGCAGAGATTAAAAGATATTTTCATGGAAGCGAAAGCCAAATCACCAAGCGTTATTTTAATAGAAGAAATAGATACTTTATGTCCTAAGAGGAGTACCTCGAGTACGGATCATGAAAGAAGGGTTCTTGCACAACTAACTGCGCTTTTTGACGATATACAACATGCTAACGATAAAATGGTAATATTAGCTACAACTTCGAAGCTGGATTTGGTGGATAATTCCCTTAGGAGACCCGGTAGAATAGATAGGGAATTTGAGATTTACGTACCTACTCCCACTATGCGCGCCGAAATACTTCAGAAGATGTTATCAAACATCCCAAACACATTATCTATGGAAGATGTAGCAGATATTGCGTTTGTAACTCACGGGTTCGTTGGTGCAGACCTGTATGGCCTATGTTCACAAGCTGTTCTGAATGCAATAAAAAGCCAACCAAAAGCAGATACAGTATCATGTTTAAAAGTAACATCATCAGATTTCAACCGAGCTTTGACTGTAACAAAACCATCAGCCATGAAGGAAGTTTTAATAGAAGTGCCAAATGTTCGATGGTCGGACATTGGGGGTcaaaaagatttgaaattgAAGTTGAAACAAGCCGTGGAATGGCCATTGCGTCATCCTGAAGCATTTGTAAGAATGGGTATCACTCCACCTAAAGGTGTTTTGATGTTTGGACCACCAGGTTGTTCTAAAACAATGATCGCAAAAGCTCTTGCAACAGAGAGCaaagtaaattttttaaatataaag GGTCCAGAATTATTCTCAAAATGGGTCGGTGAATCGGAAAAAGCAGTCAGAGAAGTATTTAGAAAAGCAAGACAGGTTTCACCTTCCATAGTGTTCATTGATGAAATCGATGCTTTGGGAGGTGAAAGAGGATCTTCGTCTAGTGCTGGAAGTAACGTACAAGAACGAGTCTTGGCACAATTATTAACAGAGCTCGATGGCGTTAGCGCATTAGGAAGTGTTACATTAGTCGCAGCAACTAATCGACCagataaaattgataaa gCACTGCTTCGACCAGGTCGTTTGGATCGAATAATATACGTACCATTGCCTGACTACGATACTAGGCAAGAAATTTTCGacataaaattaagaaatatgccCATTGCTGAGGATGTACAAATTCAAGATCTAGTCGAACTTACGGAAGGTTATTCAGGAGCAGAGATTCAAGCTATATGCCATGAAGCTGCTATGAAAGCGCTTGAAGAAGATTTAAATGCTTCTATAATTACTAAAGTACATTTCAAAGCGGCGTTGGCTCTAATCACTCCTCGAACTCCTCCGTCCTTGATAAACTTATACAGtgattatataaataaagtaTATTAG
- the LOC114877613 gene encoding uncharacterized protein LOC114877613, with translation MERKRCGLCPLTHFDRCSYTITTCNEPQLRIEYRKSCQEYSPKIEPIKGVRFKQPANSRRGFAAWTNLMYRPIIQGALKYRGVYKLVPLDPPPCSPVLCRPAPDRPTDSTGMVVYRRWGAFLHHYM, from the exons atggaaagaaaaaggtGTGGTCTTTGCCCATTAACTCATTTTGATAGATGTAGCTATACGATAACAACGTGTAATGAACCCCAATTAAGGATAGAGTATCGCAAATCCTGCCAAGAGTATTCTCCTAAGATTGAACCAATAAAGGGTGTCAG ATTTAAACAGCCTGCGAATTCACGACGGGGTTTCGCTGCATGGACAAATTTAATGTATCGTCCTATCATTCAAGGAGCTTTGAAATATCGTGGAGTATACAAATTAGTTCCTCTTGATCCACCCCCATGTAGTCCTGTACTGTGCAGACCAGCCCCTGATAGACCTACAGATTctaccggcatggtagtatATCGTCGATGGGGGGCATTCCTGCACCACTATATGTAA
- the LOC114877600 gene encoding nucleolus and neural progenitor protein-like: MEVIWNHIQLERPPNVTCHVRRKKFDATAFLTTLEKVINDLTSQDLLHKEAAILSRIIYRMKTKFRNDKGVKSMLKVNKVLLNYLSLQLKKEYENLKSFVEINNTYVILPSKQMVEYVLVRTQGFAKLMLRLEEVSKHSAHYLKSRMGIGHAWIIAIIAYAVVSRIWLLSRHLVKQSCTWYNDLYGYLKSFNISGVSWLPDNYELPSDLKLWLSVPWIDEPIPSVPSSYGLQSSMFKLIIPHEYDSDEDASFNIQYNTEKTNPENESLLVEKENVTSSVVPMSENKSIVPDVDTGEVIDRRTFYNLNHQKKDFKTVNDKDTSPKQQKNFRKKKSVEKLLTFDNVKIKSDLVTLLNRESYPGLDKLQWNIIRNKGKKLLNKLDSCSTESKQAVLLKKITKRIQSWIT, encoded by the exons ATGGAAGTTATATGGAATCACATACAGTTAGAACGCCCGCCAAATGTAACTTGCCATGTTAGGCGTAAAAAATTTG ATGCAACAGCGTTTTTAACAACATTAGAGAAAGTTATAAATGATTTAACTTCTCAAGATTTATTACACAAGGAAGCAGCAATTTTAAGCAGAATAATTTACCGTATGAAAACCAAATTTCGGAATGACAAGGGTGTTAAATCTATGCTTAAAGTGAATAAAGTCCTACTCAACTACCTCTCTTTACAGCTTAAAaaagaatatgaaaatttgaaaagctttgttgaaataaataatacttaTGTTATATTACCTAGTAAACAAATGGTAGAATATGTATTGGTTAGAACACAGGGTTTTGCAAAGCTCATGTTACGCCTGGAAGAAGTTTCAAAACATTCTGCACATTACCTCAAAAGTAGAATGGGTATAGGTCATGCTTGGATTATTGCCATTATTGCATATGCTGTTGTTAGTAGAATATG GCTTTTATCAAGACATTTAGTTAAACAATCTTGTACATGGTATAATGATTTATATGGATATTTAAAATCATTCAATATTTCTGGAGTATCCTGGCTTCCTGATAACTATGAACTTCCAAGTGATTTAAAGTTATGGTTATCAGTGCCATGGATAGATGAACCTATCCCAAG TGTTCCTAGTAGTTATGGATTACAAAGTTCAATGTTTAAACTCATCATACCACATGAATATGATTCTGATGAAGATGCAAGCTTTaatatacaatacaatacGGAAAAAACGAATCCTGAAAATGAATCATTATtggtagaaaaagaaaatgtcaCTTCTAGTGTGGTACCAATGAGTGAGAACAAAAGTATTGTTCCTGATGTTGATACAGGAG aAGTTATAGATCGCCGTACTTTCTACAATCTTAATCATCaaaaaaaagatttcaaaACTGTAAATGATAAAGATACAAGCCCAAAACAACAGAAGAATTttcgtaaaaagaaaagtgtagaaaaattattaacatttgataatgttaaaattaaatcaGATTTAGTAACGTTATTAAATAGGGAATCATATCCTGGTTTAGATAAGTTACAATGGAatataattagaaataaaggtaaaaaattattaaataaattagattCCTGTTCCACTGAATCAAAGCAGgcagttttattaaaaaagataaCGAAACGTATACAGTCGTGGATTACTTAA
- the LOC114877574 gene encoding trissin, with protein sequence MKMNCTCVILFLAVCALWIFGETLSCDQCGRECADICGTRQFRACCFNNMKKRQLDFGSQSWMRSHRHTIRVHPDYDMH encoded by the exons ATGAAGATGAATTGTACTTGTGTGATCCTGTTCCTCGCAG TATGTGCTTTGTGGATCTTTGGAGAAACTTTATCATGCGATCAATGTGGCAGAGAATGTGCCGATATTTGTGGCACCCGGCAGTTTCGTGCTTGTTGTTTCAACAACATGAAGAAGAGGCAGCTTGATTTCGGATCGCAATCATGGATGAGATCACATCGGCATACAATACGAGTACATCCAGATTATGATATGCATTAA
- the LOC114877564 gene encoding uncharacterized protein LOC114877564 isoform X1: protein MPSITGAIFLFHVTVISSLLSDIHASKIHSLEVPPVVRNGTGPIDLSCIYNVRKDENGLVIKWYHNMDQVYQWIPPMPPQDVGVLNGFTEYPESNLRHPNSKSIIHLKMVSIEMGGEYTCTISTFQEEDSATMNMIVYAPETDVKIYVSYFNESHLNLTCVEYEAQPRPILKFYIEGIEVDNYYDEIVKMEEGVLSVSRSTILNNILEPILIDCEISIPRTDYKRRKRIVYYPVQSLAQTSNASGDEVRPVNTNIIIIILYILILSK, encoded by the exons ATGCCGTCGATCACCGGTGCGATTTTTTTGTTCCACGTTACAGTGATATCAAGCTTGCTTTCAG ACATACACGCttcaaaaattcattcttTGGAGGTGCCGCCAGTCGTGCGTAATGGTACTGGACCGATCGATCTATCATGTATTTACAATGTTAGAAAGGACGAAAATGGTCTCGTGATAAAATGGTATCATAACATGGACCAAGTCTATCAATGGATACCAccaa TGCCGCCACAGGACGTGGGAGTTTTGAACGGATTCACCGAATACCCTGAGTCAAATTTACGACATCCTAATTCAAAATCcattatacatttaaaaatggTCAGCATCGAAATGGGAGGAGAATATACCTGTACAATCAGCACGTTTCAAGAAGAAGACTCGGCGACCATGAACATGATTGTTTATG CTCCAGAAACTGATGTAAAGATATATGTTTCTTATTTCAATGAAAGTCACTTGAATCTGACATGCGTGGAATATGAGGCACAACCACGaccaattttaaaattttacatagAAGGAATTGAAGTTGATAATTATTATGATGAAATAGTAAAAATGGAAGAAGGTGTTCTCTCCGTGAGTCGTagtacaattttaaataacattctCGAACCTATATTAATTGATTGTGAAATTTCTATTCCTCGGACGGATTACAAACGCAGGAAGAGGATCGTCTACTACCCTG TTCAATCATTAGCCCAAACCAGCAATGCATCAGGAGATGAAGTTAGACCTGTTAACACcaacattatcattatcattttatatattttaatattgtcAAAGTAA
- the LOC114877564 gene encoding uncharacterized protein LOC114877564 isoform X2, protein MPSITGAIFLFHVTVISSLLSDIHASKIHSLEVPPVVRNGTGPIDLSCIYNVRKDENGLVIKWYHNMDQVYQWIPPMPPQDVGVLNGFTEYPESNLRHPNSKSIIHLKMVSIEMGGEYTCTISTFQEEDSATMNMIVYAPETDVKIYVSYFNESHLNLTCVEYEAQPRPILKFYIEGIEVDNYYDEIVKMEEGVLSEEDRLLPCSIISPNQQCIRR, encoded by the exons ATGCCGTCGATCACCGGTGCGATTTTTTTGTTCCACGTTACAGTGATATCAAGCTTGCTTTCAG ACATACACGCttcaaaaattcattcttTGGAGGTGCCGCCAGTCGTGCGTAATGGTACTGGACCGATCGATCTATCATGTATTTACAATGTTAGAAAGGACGAAAATGGTCTCGTGATAAAATGGTATCATAACATGGACCAAGTCTATCAATGGATACCAccaa TGCCGCCACAGGACGTGGGAGTTTTGAACGGATTCACCGAATACCCTGAGTCAAATTTACGACATCCTAATTCAAAATCcattatacatttaaaaatggTCAGCATCGAAATGGGAGGAGAATATACCTGTACAATCAGCACGTTTCAAGAAGAAGACTCGGCGACCATGAACATGATTGTTTATG CTCCAGAAACTGATGTAAAGATATATGTTTCTTATTTCAATGAAAGTCACTTGAATCTGACATGCGTGGAATATGAGGCACAACCACGaccaattttaaaattttacatagAAGGAATTGAAGTTGATAATTATTATGATGAAATAGTAAAAATGGAAGAAGGTGTTCTCTCC GAAGAGGATCGTCTACTACCCTG TTCAATCATTAGCCCAAACCAGCAATGCATCAGGAGATGA